The following are encoded together in the Drosophila takahashii strain IR98-3 E-12201 chromosome X, DtakHiC1v2, whole genome shotgun sequence genome:
- the Cfp1 gene encoding CXXC-type zinc finger protein 1 isoform X1, giving the protein MADKRKYKKTVSRRRMHLPLTTTPQSFQKEEIRREIAREFDLPERKSKIATILKQEDQAYCICRTSDCSRFMIGCDGCEEWYHGDCIGITEKEAKHIKQYYCRRCKKENPELQTIFRLVATERAAASNAASTSLNAPGLGPPGAPPGAPMATNLQPPPVATTTTTTTAAATATMKRKNSNAREPKAGKRCGTCEGCRRPNCNQCDACRVRVGHKPRCIFRNCVAQATGGKEASAPQKKREKASAAAAAASKDRKMKANLRAASPEVYLNPELEGMRQCHGPGCCCQARPQSKYCSDKCGFNLATNRIFQVLPQRLQEWNLTPCRAAEDTRKHLESIRSKQSLVRFALAELEKRSEELNMVVERANRSSIDTLNPHDTGDMEDEQSMYCITCGHEIHSRTAIKHMEKCFNKYESQASFGSIFQTRMEGNNMFCDFYNPASKTYCKRLRVLCPEHSKDPKVNDTDVCGSPLVNQDFGPTGEFCRAPKKNCFKHYAWEKIRRAEIDLERVRQWLKMDDLMEQERMLRQQLTSRANLLGLMLHSTYNHEVMDELVRKQQEHLAEFEKQKRRQAHQQQLQAQQQLYQEKQQQQQQQQQQLLLQQQQQQQQAQLQQQTQLIYLQRKP; this is encoded by the exons ATGGCGGACAAGCGGAAATACAAGAAAACCGTAAGCAGGCGGCGAATGCATCTACCTTTAACCACAACCCCACAATCATTCCAGAAAGAGGAGATCCGGCGGGAGATTGCCCGGGAATTCGATCTGCCGGAGCGCAAATCGAAGATAGCCACCATTCTAAAGCAGGAGGATCAGGCGTACTGCATCTGCCGCACCTCCGACTGCTCCAGGTTCATGAT CGGCTGCGATGGCTGCGAGGAGTGGTACCACGGCGACTGCATCGGGATCACCGAGAAGGAGGCCAAGCACATCAAGCAGTACTACTGCCGCCGCTGCAAGAAGGAGAATCCCGAGCTGCAGACCATATTCCGCCTGGTGGCCACCGAACGGGCGGCCGCCTCGAATGCCGCCTCCACGAGTCTGAATGCCCCGGGATTGGGTCCGCCGGGTGCTCCTCCAGGTGCTCCAATGGCCACCAACCTCCAGCCACCGCCGGTGGCCACCACAACCACAACGACCACTGCAGCGGCGACTGCAACAATGAAGCGCAAGAACAGCAATGCCCGCGAACCGAAGGCGGGCAAGCGATGCGGCACCTGCGAGGGCTGCCGGCGTCCCAATTGCAATCAGTGCGACGCCTGCCGGGTGCGCGTGGGCCACAAGCCGCGCTGCATATTCCGCAACTGCGTGGCCCAGGCGACGGGCGGCAAGGAGGCGTCGGCGCCGCAGAAGAAGCGGGAGAaagcctccgccgccgccgccgccgcttcgAAAGATCGCAAGATGAAGGCGAACCTGCGGGCGGCCAGTCCCGAGGTCTACCTCAATCCCGAGCTGGAGGGGATGCGCCAGTGCCACGGAcccggctgctgctgccaggCGAGGCCGCAGAGCAAGTACTGCAGCGACAAGTGCGGCTTTAATTTAGCCACCAACAGGATTTTTCAG GTTCTGCCGCAGCGCCTGCAGGAGTGGAACCTGACGCCCTGTCGCGCCGCCGAGGACACAAGGAAGCACCTAGAGAGCATTCGCTCGAAGCAGTCCCTCGTGCGCTTCGCCCTCGCCGAGCTGGAGAAGCGCTCCGAGGAGCTGAACATGGTGGTGGAGCGGGCCAATCGCAGCTCCATCGACACACTGAACCCGCACGACACCGGCGACATGGAGGACGAGCAGAGCATGTACTGCATCACCTGCGGCCACGAGATCCACTCGCGCACGGCCATCAAGCACATGGAGAAGTGCTTCAACAAGTACGAGTCGCAGGCGAGCTTCGGCAGCATCTTCCAGACGCGCATGGAGGGCAACAATATGTTCTGCGACTTCTACAACCCGGCAAGTAAGACGTATTGTAAGCGGTTAAGGGTGCTGTGTCCCGAGCACAGCAAGGATCCCAAGGTGAACGACACGGATGTGTGTGGCTCGCCGCTGGTCAACCAGGACTTCGGTCCCACGGGCGAGTTTTGCCGGGCGCCGAAGAAGAACTGCTTCAAGCACTACGCGTGGGAGAAGATACGGCGGGCGGAGATCGATCTGGAGCGTGTGCGCCAGTGGCTCAAGATGGACGACCTGATGGAGCAGGAGCGCATGCTGCGACAGCAACTGACCTCGCGTGCCAATCTGCTCGGCCTGATGCTGCACTCCACCTACAATCACGAGGTGATGGACGAGCTGGTGCGCAAGCAGCAGGAGCATCTGGCCGAGTTCGAGAAGCAAAAGCGGCGGCAGgcgcatcagcagcagctgcaggcgCAGCAGCAACTCTACCAGGagaagcagcaacagcaacagcagcagcaacagcaattgctactgcagcagcaacagcagcagcagcaggcgcagctgcagcagcaaactCAACTCATCTACCTGCAGCGAAAGCCATAG
- the Cfp1 gene encoding CXXC-type zinc finger protein 1 isoform X2, with protein MADKRKYKKTKEEIRREIAREFDLPERKSKIATILKQEDQAYCICRTSDCSRFMIGCDGCEEWYHGDCIGITEKEAKHIKQYYCRRCKKENPELQTIFRLVATERAAASNAASTSLNAPGLGPPGAPPGAPMATNLQPPPVATTTTTTTAAATATMKRKNSNAREPKAGKRCGTCEGCRRPNCNQCDACRVRVGHKPRCIFRNCVAQATGGKEASAPQKKREKASAAAAAASKDRKMKANLRAASPEVYLNPELEGMRQCHGPGCCCQARPQSKYCSDKCGFNLATNRIFQVLPQRLQEWNLTPCRAAEDTRKHLESIRSKQSLVRFALAELEKRSEELNMVVERANRSSIDTLNPHDTGDMEDEQSMYCITCGHEIHSRTAIKHMEKCFNKYESQASFGSIFQTRMEGNNMFCDFYNPASKTYCKRLRVLCPEHSKDPKVNDTDVCGSPLVNQDFGPTGEFCRAPKKNCFKHYAWEKIRRAEIDLERVRQWLKMDDLMEQERMLRQQLTSRANLLGLMLHSTYNHEVMDELVRKQQEHLAEFEKQKRRQAHQQQLQAQQQLYQEKQQQQQQQQQQLLLQQQQQQQQAQLQQQTQLIYLQRKP; from the exons ATGGCGGACAAGCGGAAATACAAGAAAACC AAAGAGGAGATCCGGCGGGAGATTGCCCGGGAATTCGATCTGCCGGAGCGCAAATCGAAGATAGCCACCATTCTAAAGCAGGAGGATCAGGCGTACTGCATCTGCCGCACCTCCGACTGCTCCAGGTTCATGAT CGGCTGCGATGGCTGCGAGGAGTGGTACCACGGCGACTGCATCGGGATCACCGAGAAGGAGGCCAAGCACATCAAGCAGTACTACTGCCGCCGCTGCAAGAAGGAGAATCCCGAGCTGCAGACCATATTCCGCCTGGTGGCCACCGAACGGGCGGCCGCCTCGAATGCCGCCTCCACGAGTCTGAATGCCCCGGGATTGGGTCCGCCGGGTGCTCCTCCAGGTGCTCCAATGGCCACCAACCTCCAGCCACCGCCGGTGGCCACCACAACCACAACGACCACTGCAGCGGCGACTGCAACAATGAAGCGCAAGAACAGCAATGCCCGCGAACCGAAGGCGGGCAAGCGATGCGGCACCTGCGAGGGCTGCCGGCGTCCCAATTGCAATCAGTGCGACGCCTGCCGGGTGCGCGTGGGCCACAAGCCGCGCTGCATATTCCGCAACTGCGTGGCCCAGGCGACGGGCGGCAAGGAGGCGTCGGCGCCGCAGAAGAAGCGGGAGAaagcctccgccgccgccgccgccgcttcgAAAGATCGCAAGATGAAGGCGAACCTGCGGGCGGCCAGTCCCGAGGTCTACCTCAATCCCGAGCTGGAGGGGATGCGCCAGTGCCACGGAcccggctgctgctgccaggCGAGGCCGCAGAGCAAGTACTGCAGCGACAAGTGCGGCTTTAATTTAGCCACCAACAGGATTTTTCAG GTTCTGCCGCAGCGCCTGCAGGAGTGGAACCTGACGCCCTGTCGCGCCGCCGAGGACACAAGGAAGCACCTAGAGAGCATTCGCTCGAAGCAGTCCCTCGTGCGCTTCGCCCTCGCCGAGCTGGAGAAGCGCTCCGAGGAGCTGAACATGGTGGTGGAGCGGGCCAATCGCAGCTCCATCGACACACTGAACCCGCACGACACCGGCGACATGGAGGACGAGCAGAGCATGTACTGCATCACCTGCGGCCACGAGATCCACTCGCGCACGGCCATCAAGCACATGGAGAAGTGCTTCAACAAGTACGAGTCGCAGGCGAGCTTCGGCAGCATCTTCCAGACGCGCATGGAGGGCAACAATATGTTCTGCGACTTCTACAACCCGGCAAGTAAGACGTATTGTAAGCGGTTAAGGGTGCTGTGTCCCGAGCACAGCAAGGATCCCAAGGTGAACGACACGGATGTGTGTGGCTCGCCGCTGGTCAACCAGGACTTCGGTCCCACGGGCGAGTTTTGCCGGGCGCCGAAGAAGAACTGCTTCAAGCACTACGCGTGGGAGAAGATACGGCGGGCGGAGATCGATCTGGAGCGTGTGCGCCAGTGGCTCAAGATGGACGACCTGATGGAGCAGGAGCGCATGCTGCGACAGCAACTGACCTCGCGTGCCAATCTGCTCGGCCTGATGCTGCACTCCACCTACAATCACGAGGTGATGGACGAGCTGGTGCGCAAGCAGCAGGAGCATCTGGCCGAGTTCGAGAAGCAAAAGCGGCGGCAGgcgcatcagcagcagctgcaggcgCAGCAGCAACTCTACCAGGagaagcagcaacagcaacagcagcagcaacagcaattgctactgcagcagcaacagcagcagcagcaggcgcagctgcagcagcaaactCAACTCATCTACCTGCAGCGAAAGCCATAG
- the Aladin gene encoding aladin: MAALSNLKQCPPFSTLPDLALRHNHIPELERYPQINLNSELMANPGAQRFYGGQSFVPVDEGVLKRITRTFFDGGFWESLEEARSPKSREQAPLIAQAGDLIARILGLATGLRLKILPHTQELSAERIAQFVETRDWLNSDVRFLAWNCHFFSLAVAGVDDVVRIYSKNSNAATATILKSPTQTQITCMAWRPLCAAEIVIGCRQGLCFWEVDSSLHLGRTNAPSKLFKHPANLPITSLQWNKDGTQLATASIGDRSIIVWQPDNGMMQPLKRLGPPGSLLKWSPDNDWLFAATVDRVFRVWNCHQQWTTERWVCGPGGHVQTACWSPCGRFLLFVSSAEPILYRLQFVQQSLLSSSADEKEILPIADLNACSIDANRTLIGGPAQQLAWDPHGNYLVVTFKSTNCIAVFRTFVQKFDLQISAAYYLSGETATEHPSFICFQPLYKDNDRSVLTIAWSSGRIQYYAFD; this comes from the exons ATGGCGGCCCTGAGCAACCTGAAGCAGTGCCCGCCGTTCTCCACGCTGCCCGATCTGGCGCTGCGGCACAACCACATCCCCGAGCTGGAGCGCTATCCGCAGATCAACCTGAACAGCGAATTGATGGCCAATCCGGGCGCCCAGAGATTCTACGGCGGCCAGAGCTTCGTGCCCGTGGATGAGGGCGTCCTGAAGCGCATCACCCGCACCTTCTTCGACGGCGGCTTCTGGGAGTCGCTGGAGGAGGCGCGCAGCCCCAAGAGCCGCGAGCAGGCGCCCCTGATTGCCCAGGCGGGTGATTTGATAGCCAGGATCTTGGGTCTGGCCACCGGACTGCGGCTGAAGATCCTCCCGCACACCCAGGAGCTCAGTGCCGAGCGGATAGCGCAGTTTGTGGAGACCAG GGATTGGCTGAACAGCGATGTGCGCTTCCTCGCCTGGAACTGCCACTTCTTCAGCCTGGCCGTCGCCGGCGTGGACGATGTGGTGCGCATCTACTCAAAGAATTCCAACGCGGCCACCGCCACTATTTTGAAG AGCCCCACTCAAACGCAGATCACCTGCATGGCGTGGCGTCCGCTCTGCGCGGCGGAGATAGTGATTGGCTGTCGGCAGGGTCTTTGCTTCTGGGAAGTGGACAGCAGCCTGCACCTGGGACGCACCAATGCGCCCAGCAAGCTTTTTAAGCA TCCCGCCAATCTGCCAATTACCTCGCTGCAGTGGAACAAGGACGGCACCCAGCTGGCCACCGCCTCGATTGGCGATCGATCCATCATCGTCTGGCAGCCGGACAACGGAATGATGCAGCCGCTGAAGCGCCTGGGTCCGCCGGGCTCGCTGCTCAAGTGGTCGCCGGACAACGACTGGCTGTTCGCGGCCACCGTTGACCGGGTGTTCCGCGTGTGGAACTGCCACCAGCAGTGGACGACGGAGCGCTGGGTGTGCGGACCCGGTGGCCATGTGCAGACAGCCTGCTGGTCGCCCTGCGGTCGCTTCCTGCTCTTCGTCAGCAGCGCCGAACCGATTCTCTATCGCCTGCAGTTCGTGCAGCAGAGTCTGCTCTCGT CTTCGGCGGATGAGAAGGAAATTCTGCCCATCGCGGATTTAAACGCCTGCAGCATCGATGCGAATCGCACGCTCATCGGCGGTCCCGCCCAGCAGCTGGCTTGGGATCCGCATGGGAACTACCTCGTGGTCACCTTCAAGTCGACCAACTGCATCGCCGTTTTCCGCACCTTCGTCCAGAAGTTCGATCTGCAGATCTCGGCGGCGTATTATCTGAGCGGAGAGACGGCAACGGAGCATCCCAGCTTCATCTGCTTCCAGCCGCTGTACAAGGACAACGATCGATCCGTTCTGACGATCGCCTGGTCGTCGGGTCGTATTCAGTACTACGCCTTCGACTGA
- the c11.1 gene encoding maestro heat-like repeat-containing protein family member 1, translating to MDERGGGSSGGGGSSSSATGNNNNKSAAGNSAATGNTAAAASSSSAAPVDKPTVLEGVLHNIFDGLTDKDEQVRVAMQQAIVKILETHPERAAEILSEHRSQQPKMSDQTVAMLLDCIRRVVGAETPLPPAANQKLIALALQELTRSPEHVPLIQNPAQRILVAIGRSSAESCGQVMEALQEKGTNSDGVAHFMLMQCLGLLATENPAGVVPHIKAILSRSQPQLGGIRQDHIKQAHAYAIGRFSEALLEECGKGEEENCSTEISVAYDVLFNQWLHSREPKVCVEILQALSSMYPLLPKDRIQDQAARLVPQILALYRRSVDRNAVTQFLCSVLKTNLALNASVLDGIIDALITHLFDLVCVYPDYEKPQTVKGHYEVLRCFHLLAAGHHPYSTRIMDTLLIHLRNNSERERMKSLLILTHLLNSCAGNIENRIPASIECLKQLILSERGIKMKLTLLKTIVALAQKSHIRDKEFVWFVVRHSCRYSKPSQEQGSQEEHANLALSCENTLYMLASTVGTLDELLKRELLNYLILLDYTDICGNLAKCLASLFAKSPHIEYEIAGEDATAEQASPEGAAGEDRGVIKRGKVMVPGAETIYARCLALLGNQQCIKRCSNILSFLRYYHPQVNPALEELWERRIPDLLLQINRESAYRQLLHDFILETNEFLGGLDENFAQRLASKLADQMYLYPMQLPHSEWQLPDLSAERGMLLQAVALTLLQVTDVACIHTKIDLIVTSARQERLDKHVRHADFARRIEPCAQALGYISRQHLGHLIKKLTELAQVGGRKHSTGFFSNLHFIKDTHKELENYKSNLLVVKAFGRIMDEADPLQSVQHLDEDDTLLGFLIQQLAVHKDQTLMSAILQTLLSICNQLIATKEQLPAPLRHRKQIMETVFNIPIEAPFHDLPLLPTILKLGTDFIRIGGPDTEECVDGGVIFEIACRNFFSCAQQLKMKFDSQEEDERNSFLAKHLNESLPQLNALVRSIVELDASPATLDLIIGILEGWTRDRNSEVRICASHVFNNTLEVYIKAMKIGCEAPSKFNQTGQMLGKIVPRCIDSNGTVRQVSVDILQKTLEIACIYETLTIASIDSSADWLKEIEAIKEHIITDEPKQIYNLAGDIAKIIALRISSFQYLQFCKTLLHSLRDPEQSSTIGASVVLKFFIQLKGSELFHAIPDLVRDSLLALQLCEVPRAKSGVLKALVALTKHHPKLVCAEMLAQPLPYDPNLVEYWHLVCNDPELTGITLDNFLQLLSGASLQEGGGQEERSLKLASGQPFAIFCALHEMLPCKDIKGQLEARFADMFCMLLTSLSSYTNLAAPNPVNASPSPNQPQSGKSKFGFVPNKDLIKLNPCQIALETFQAFLTNLEMEQIASVLTVNTALASSADWHNYIELLTPMAIGLGQQLQLGSPQMRQLVSSLSKYVASPHDGQRVAAVGLFSRLVPLKPSGELAASILLHLGAALSDPNAVVRGLSIQGMGYVGQLSEKEAKRYSETAIGALLKGVDDPVGDCLINIPLESMRGLSGILRALPSERVESFHVSLAIRIRPFLGNYALEMREAAIQLFGDICEGKHDDGSSSPTSSMEALREQLIANLFPLLLHLSESEAAIVSACRGTLQRVCRLLNAPRVAELAQQQLGEERGHQLNYSSFVLEFVKMIAQELTDHIQDFIDSCLPQLRSQWPEVRGSAAIVIGILHNFLSERNVQTEAVASKIAVLLKDEQALVRMRAATALGHFFGDI from the exons ATGGACGAGCGAGGGGGCGGCTCCTCGGGTGGGGGtggatcctcctcctccgcgacgggcaacaacaacaacaaatcagCTGCTGGAAATAGCGCCGCCACTGGAAATACCGCTgcagctgcttcttcttcttcagcgGCGCCCGTTGATAAGCCCACGGTTCTGGAAG GGGTTCTCCACAACATCTTCGACGGGCTGACGGACAAGGATGAGCAGGTGCGGGTTGCCATGCAGCAGGCGATCGTGAAGATCCTGGAGACGCATCCCGAGCGGGCGGCGGAGATCCTTAGCGAGCACCGGTCGCAGCAGCCGAAGATGAGTGATCAAACGGTGGCCATGTTGCTGGA CTGCATTCGTCGCGTGGTGGGCGCAGAAACTCCCCTTCCGCCGGCTGCCAACCAGAAACTGATTGCCCTGGCTCTCCAGGAACTCACGCGCAGTCCGGAGCATGTGCCCCTCATCCAGAATCCCGCCCAGCGCATTCTGGTGGCCATCGGACGCAGCAGCGCCGAGAGCTGCGGCCAGGTGATGGAGGCCCTGCAGGAGAAGGGCACGAATTCCGATGGCGTGGCCCACTTTATGCTGATGCAGTGCCTCGGGCTGCTGGCCACCGAGAATCCAGCGGGTGTGGTGCCCCACATAAAGGCCATACTAAGCCGAAGTCAGCCGCAGCTGGGCGGGATTCGTCAGGATCACATCAAACAGGCGCATGCCTATGCCATAGGCAGATTCAGCGAAGCTCTGCTGGAGGAATGCGGCAAGGGGGAGGAGGAGAACTGTTCCACGGAGATCAGTGTGGCCTACGATGTGCTCTTCAACCAGTGGCTGCACTCGCGCGAGCCCAAGGTCTGCGTGGAGATACTCCAGGCGCTATCCAGCATGTATCCCCTGCTGCCGAAGGATCGGATTCAGGATCAGGCCGCTCGACTGGTGCCCCAGATCCTAGCCCTCTATCGACGCAGCGTGGACAGGAATGCGGTGACCCAATTCCTCTGCTCGGTGCTCAAAACCAATCTCGCCCTCAATGCCTCCGTTTTGGATGGCATCATAGATGCTCTGATCACCCACCTGTTCGATTTGGTCTGCGTTTATCCGGACTACGAGAAGCCGCAGACGGTCAAAGGTCACTACGAGGTGCTGCGCTGCTTCCATCTGCTGGCCGCCGGCCATCATCCGTACTCCACCCGCATCATGGACACCCTGCTGATTCATTTGCGCAACAATAGCGAAAGGGAGCGCATGAAATCCCTGCTGATACTCACGCATTTGCTTAATTCGTGTGCCGGGAACATAGAGAACCGCATCCCGGCGAGCATTGAGTGTTTGAAGCAACTAATCTTGAGTGAAAGGGGCATCAAAATGAAGCTCACCCTGTTGAAAACCATTGTGGCATTGGCTCAGAAGTCGCACATTCGCGACAAGGAGTTCGTTTGGTTCGTGGTGCGGCATAGTTGCAGGTACTCCAAGCCCAGCCAGGAGCAGGGCAGCCAGGAGGAGCACGCCAATCTGGCGCTGAGCTGTGAGAACACCCTGTACATGCTGGCCTCCACAGTGGGCACCCTGGACGAGCTGCTCAAGAGGGAGTTACTGAACTACTTGATCCTGCTGGACTACACGGATATTTGCGGCAATCTGGCCAAGTGCCTGGCCAGTCTGTTTGCCAAGTCACCGCATATAGAGTACGAAATAGCTGGCGAGGATGCCACCGCAGAGCAGGCTTCGCCAGAAGGCGCCGCTGGCGAGGATCGCGGAGTGATAAAACGCGGCAAGGTGATGGTCCCCGGAGCCGAGACCATTTACGCGAGGTGCCTGGCCCTCCTGGGCAACCAGCAATGCATCAAACGCTGCTCGAATATCCTCAGCTTCCTGCGCTACTATCATCCCCAGGTGAATCCCGCCTTGGAGGAGCTGTGGGAGCGAAGGATACCCGATCTCCTGCTGCAGATCAACAGGGAGAGTGCCTACCGGCAGCTGCTGCATGATTTCATACTGGAAACAAATGAGTTTCTCGGCGGACTGGATGAGAACTTTGCCCAGCGACTGGCCAGCAAGCTGGCGGATCAAATGTACTTGTATCCCATGCAATTGCCGCACTCCGAGTGGCAGCTGCCCGATCTGAGCGCCGAGCGAGGGATGCTGCTCCAGGCGGTGGCCCTCACCCTGCTGCAGGTGACAGATGTGGCCTGCATCCACACCAAGATCGATCTCATTGTGACGAGCGCGCGGCAGGAGCGTTTGGACAAGCATGTCAGGCATGCGGATTTCGCGCGACGCATAGAACCATGTGCTCAGGCCTTGGGCTATATATCCCGGCAGCATTTGGGCCATCTCATCAAGAAGCTAACCGAATTGGCGCAGGTTGGAGGAAGAAAGCACTCGACGGGATTCTTTAGCAACCTGCACTTCATCAAGGACACGCACAAGGAGCTGGAGAACTACAAGAGCAACCTGCTGGTGGTCAAGGCCTTCGGACGCATCATGGACGAGGCCGATCCGCTGCAGTCGGTGCAGCATTTGGACGAGGATGACACCCTGCTGGGCTTCCTCATCCAGCAGCTGGCCGTGCACAAGGATCAAACGTTGATGTCGGCCATCCTGCAGACGCTGCTGAGCATCTGCAACCAGCTGATAGCCACCAAGGAGCAGCTCCCGGCACCGCTGCGCCACCGCAAGCAGATCATGGAGACGGTCTTCAACATACCCATCGAGGCGCCCTTCCACGACCTGCCCCTGCTGCCCACCATCCTCAAGCTGGGCACAGATTTCATACGAATAG GTGGTCCCGATACCGAGGAGTGCGTGGATGGCGGCGTGATCTTCGAGATCGCCTGCCGCAACTTTTTTAGCTGCGCGCAGCAACTAAAGATGAAGTTTGACTcgcaggaggaggatgagcGCAACAGCTTCCTGGCCAAGCACCTCAACGAATCGCTGCCCCAGCTGAACGCTTTGGTGCGTTCCATCGTCGAACTGGACGCCTCGCCGGCCACGCTGGATTTGATTATTGGCATTTTGGAGGGCTGGACGCGGGATCGCAACTCCGAGGTGCGAATCTGCGCCAGCCATGTTTTCAACAACACTTTGGAGGTCTACATTAAGGCCATGAAGATAGGCTGCGAGGCGCCGTCGAAATTCAATCAAACTGGTCAGATGCTGGGCAAGATTGTGCCCCGTTGCATCGACTCGAATGGCACCGTGCGCCAGGTGTCGGTGGACATACTGCAGAAGACGCTGGAGATCGCGTGCATCTACGAAACGCTGACGATAGCCAGCATCGACAGCTCCGCCGACTGGCTGAAGGAGATCGAGGCGATCAAGGAGCACATCATCACCGACGAGCCCAAGCAGATCTACAACCTGGCCGGCGACATAGCCAAGATCATAGCGCTGCGCATCTCCAGCTTCCAGTATCTGCAGTTCTG CAAAACCCTGCTCCATTCGCTGCGTGATCCCGAGCAGAGCTCCACCATCGGCGCCAGCGTGGTGCTCAAGTTCTTCATCCAGCTGAAGGGCTCGGAGCTCTTCCACGCCATTCCCGACCTGGTGCGCGACAGTCTGCTGGCCCTGCAGCTGTGCGAGGTGCCCAGGGCCAAGTCGGGGGTACTTAAGGCCTTGGTGGCCCTCACCAAGCATCATCCCAAGCTGGTCTGTGCCGAGATGCTGGCCCAGCCGCTGCCCTACGATCCCAATCTGGTGGAGTACTGGCATCTGGTGTGCAACGATCCCGAGCTGACGGGGATCACGCTGGACAACTTCCTGCAGCTGCTGAGCGGCGCTTCGCTGCAGGAGGGCGGCGGTCAGGAGGAGCGCTCCCTGAAATTGGCCAGTGGCcagccatttgccattttctgCGCCCTCCACGAGATGCTGCCCTGCAAGGACATCAAGGGG CAACTGGAGGCTCGCTTTGCGGACATGTTCTGCATGCTGCTCACCTCGCTGAGCAGCTACACCAATTTGGCCGCCCCGAATCCCGTGAACGCTTCTCCCAGTCCCAACCAGCCGCAGTCGGGCAAGAGCAAGTTTGGTTTCGTGCCGAACAAGGATCTGATCAAGCTCAATCCCTGCCAAATAGCACTGGAAACGTTTCAG GCCTTTCTCACCAACTTGGAAATGGAGCAGATTGCCAGCGTGCTGACGGTGAACACCGCTCTGGCGAGCAGCGCCGACTGGCACAACTACATCGAACTGCTGACGCCGATGGCCATTGGATTGGgtcagcagctgcagctgggcAGTCCGCAGATGAGGCAGCTGGTCAGCTCGCTGAGCAAATACGTGGCCTCGCCGCACGACGGTCAGCGGGTGGCGGCCGTGGGCCTCTTCTCGCGTCTGGTGCCGCTGAAACCCAGCGGAGAGCTGGCTGCCTCCATATTGCTCCACCTGGGAGCCGCCCTTTCCGATCCGAATGCAGTGGTGCGGGGACTGAGCATCCAGGGCATGGGCTACGTGGGCCAATTAAGCGAGAAGGAGGCGAAGCGCTACTCGGAAACTGCCATTGGAGCTCTGCTCAAGGGCGTCGACGATCCGGTGGGCGATTGCCTGATCAACATTCCGCTAGAGAGCATGCGTGGGCTGTCGGGAATCCTGAGGGCTTTGCCCAGCGAGCGGGTGGAGTCCTTCCACGTGTCCCTGGCCATACGCATCCGGCCGTTTCTCGGCAACTATGCGCTGGAGATGCGCGAGGCGGCCATCCAGCTGTTCGGCGACATTTGCGAGGGCAAGCACGACGACGGTAGCAGTTCGCCCACCTCCTCGATGGAGGCGTTGCGGGAGCAGCTGATCGCCAATCTCTTTCCGCTGCTCCTCCATCTCAGCGAGAGCGAGGCGGCCATTGTGTCGGCATGCCGGGGAACTCTGCAGCGCGTGTGCCGCCTCCTCAACGCGCCCCGAGTGGCGGAGTTGGCCCAGCAGCAGTTGGGCGAGGAGCGGGGCCACCAGCTCAACTACAGCAGCTTCGTGCTGGAGTTCGTCAAGATGATT GCCCAAGAGCTGACCGATCACATCCAGGACTTTATCGACTCTTGCCTGCCGCAGCTGCGTAGTCAGTGGCCCGAGGTGCGCGGCAGTGCGGCCATCGTGATTG GCATCCTGCACAACTTCCTCAGCGAGCGAAACGTGCAAACGGAGGCGGTGGCCAGCAAGATAGCCGTGCTGCTCAAGGACGAACAGGCGCTGGTGAGGATGAGGGCGGCCACTGCTCTGGGACACTTCTTCGGCGACATCTAG